From a single Elusimicrobiota bacterium genomic region:
- a CDS encoding CYTH domain-containing protein, translating into MQIEGICRRLRIDDPRFIEIETKRRIAEKDLKDVKEFLLGRKRVKHVKAATFFDQFLDTPSLELLKRGASLRVRYKNNGSNVYLQYKGPGYHHQGILYRSQFSSGKLDHLPKPSAADGMVRLIRITLPGILKTGIPLAMKWAMRRHLGRGVVGRISRGPILCVYHKDKFEVKLGEAFLEPSIDRVHAFHVNGAGLHALASFCEYENEVKAKDDDLEVKLDHLDKLLDFDRTVIRRFRLRAEHMDKYHRCASGYSRRG; encoded by the coding sequence ATGCAGATTGAAGGCATCTGTCGCCGTTTGCGTATCGACGACCCGCGTTTTATTGAAATTGAAACCAAGCGCCGCATCGCGGAGAAAGACTTAAAGGACGTTAAAGAATTTCTTCTAGGCCGCAAAAGAGTCAAGCATGTCAAAGCCGCGACATTCTTCGATCAGTTTTTGGATACCCCAAGCCTGGAGCTTTTAAAACGCGGGGCGAGCTTGAGGGTGCGCTACAAAAACAACGGCAGTAACGTCTACCTTCAATATAAAGGCCCCGGTTATCATCATCAGGGCATTCTTTACCGGTCCCAGTTTTCCTCCGGCAAGCTCGATCATTTACCCAAGCCTTCCGCCGCTGATGGGATGGTGCGCTTAATTCGAATCACCCTGCCCGGCATTTTAAAAACGGGAATTCCCTTAGCCATGAAATGGGCCATGCGCCGGCACTTGGGCCGCGGCGTGGTCGGCCGGATTTCGCGGGGCCCGATTCTCTGCGTCTATCACAAGGATAAATTCGAGGTGAAGCTCGGCGAGGCGTTTTTGGAGCCTTCAATCGACCGGGTCCACGCCTTTCATGTCAACGGCGCGGGTCTTCATGCGCTGGCTTCATTTTGCGAATACGAAAATGAGGTCAAGGCCAAGGACGATGATCTGGAGGTCAAGCTCGATCACCTGGACAAATTATTGGATTTCGACCGCACGGTCATTCGTCGGTTTCGCCTGCGCGCCGAGCATATGGACAAATACCATCGCTGCGCGTCCGGTTATTCGCGACGCGGTTGA
- a CDS encoding inorganic phosphate transporter, with protein MPEISLGLAVVLLLILGAEFVNGWTDAPNAIATVVSTRSLSPFQAVLMAAVFNLAGVFSGTEVAKTIGKGIIDAQVVDLTTIGGAMVGIIFWSTLASRWGLPTSESHALVAGLAGAGLATAGPGVLLWVGWKKVLLGLVFSTFLGFGGGLLVMSAVFWIFRKAAPGSVRGLFRYLQILSSAFMAFGHGSNDGQKFMGAFTLALILGGQLSEFVVPHWVIFLCAGTMAVGTMTGGWKIMKTMGMKMTKLSTHQGFSAELAAATTIELASRLGVPLSTTHTISTAIMGVGSARRFSAVRWGVTGQIITAWILTFPICGFVSFVAVKLARLLA; from the coding sequence ATGCCGGAAATAAGTCTGGGGCTCGCCGTTGTCCTGCTTCTTATTTTAGGCGCGGAGTTCGTCAACGGATGGACGGATGCGCCCAATGCCATCGCCACGGTCGTTTCAACGCGATCCTTGTCGCCTTTTCAGGCCGTTCTGATGGCCGCGGTGTTTAATCTGGCCGGGGTCTTTTCGGGCACGGAAGTCGCCAAAACGATCGGCAAGGGTATCATTGATGCCCAGGTTGTCGACTTAACCACGATCGGCGGCGCCATGGTGGGTATTATTTTTTGGAGCACATTGGCGTCGAGGTGGGGCCTTCCGACCAGCGAGTCGCATGCCTTGGTGGCGGGATTAGCCGGCGCCGGGCTGGCGACCGCCGGTCCGGGCGTTCTCTTGTGGGTCGGATGGAAAAAAGTTCTATTGGGTCTCGTTTTTTCGACTTTTTTAGGTTTTGGCGGCGGACTGTTGGTGATGAGCGCCGTTTTTTGGATTTTTCGCAAGGCGGCTCCTGGTTCCGTGAGAGGCCTATTTCGTTATCTTCAGATATTATCCTCGGCGTTTATGGCCTTCGGGCACGGCTCCAATGACGGTCAAAAATTCATGGGCGCTTTTACTTTGGCCCTGATTTTGGGAGGACAGTTGAGCGAATTCGTGGTGCCCCATTGGGTGATTTTTTTATGTGCCGGAACAATGGCCGTGGGCACAATGACCGGAGGTTGGAAAATCATGAAAACCATGGGGATGAAAATGACCAAGCTTTCAACGCATCAAGGTTTTTCTGCGGAATTGGCCGCGGCGACGACTATTGAGCTGGCTTCGCGCTTGGGCGTTCCCTTGTCGACGACGCATACCATCAGCACGGCCATCATGGGCGTAGGTTCGGCCCGGCGTTTTTCGGCGGTGCGCTGGGGGGTCACAGGCCAGATCATCACGGCCTGGATATTGACGTTTCCCATCTGCGGGTTCGTCAGTTTTGTCGCCGTAAAGCTTGCCAGGCTTCTGGCTTAG
- a CDS encoding DUF47 domain-containing protein, protein MAFSLIPREEKFFDLLEEAAANVYKVAVTFKGLVTKWDLDDPRIRQIRDLEHDGDSMAHDIFDRLNRTFVTPLDREDIHGLASDLDDILDLINSVTQRMHRYQIKEIRPELIEQADVLDQAVSALVKAVGQLRNMGNTRRILDYCIEVDRLENEGDRVLDHALSGLFVQEKNPIEIIKWKEIFEVAEAAIDNCEDVSNTIETIIVKHS, encoded by the coding sequence ATGGCTTTTAGTTTAATCCCCCGGGAAGAAAAATTTTTTGATTTACTCGAGGAAGCGGCGGCCAACGTCTACAAGGTCGCGGTCACTTTTAAAGGATTGGTGACTAAGTGGGATTTGGATGACCCGCGCATCCGCCAGATCCGCGACTTAGAGCACGATGGTGACTCCATGGCCCACGATATTTTTGACCGGCTCAACCGGACCTTCGTTACGCCCTTGGACCGGGAGGATATCCATGGGTTGGCCTCGGATTTGGATGATATTCTCGATTTGATTAATTCCGTCACTCAAAGGATGCATCGCTATCAAATCAAAGAGATACGGCCGGAGTTGATCGAGCAGGCGGATGTTCTTGATCAGGCGGTCTCGGCATTGGTGAAAGCCGTGGGGCAGTTAAGAAACATGGGCAATACCCGCCGGATTCTTGATTATTGCATCGAGGTCGACCGCCTGGAAAACGAGGGTGACCGCGTTTTGGACCATGCGCTGTCGGGCCTATTCGTTCAGGAAAAAAATCCCATTGAAATCATCAAATGGAAGGAAATTTTCGAGGTGGCCGAGGCCGCCATCGACAATTGCGAAGACGTTTCAAATACGATTGAGACGATCATCGTCAAACATAGCTGA
- a CDS encoding putative porin codes for MKDFVKRALAVSLSAVAIVAGRGDAATPNIVLRPWVQEVQFSGDLRLRQETFAKEAQGQADINRQRFRLRLEADFLLPRQMAVITRLASGTGEQFSTNQSLTSLSSEKEIWIDWAFLEWKPRPFLRLAGGRMSNPFWRTYASDIVWDEDFNPEGFSQSFEWPTVAGARLFVNLLQMAADEDPETQKDQWMFGEQLGAEAPLPAGSRARAAGAYYQWKNENIGTFDQPKTNEGNRRTGTGALQNNFGVLELSGEFSTSILSLPCSIQGSFIENVRADKNLTPKENSGYQAGFRLGRAAIRGAWELGYFFKRTETDATVADVADADFGDGGTNRKGHILWLAYNAEDWIQVKTKYFDTQVINENLPPNADGIRRLQFDVALRF; via the coding sequence ATGAAAGATTTCGTTAAGCGTGCGCTCGCAGTCTCATTATCGGCGGTCGCGATCGTTGCCGGCCGGGGGGATGCGGCGACTCCCAATATTGTCTTGCGTCCATGGGTCCAGGAGGTTCAATTCTCCGGGGATTTGCGACTGCGCCAGGAAACGTTCGCCAAGGAGGCCCAAGGGCAGGCGGATATCAATCGCCAGCGTTTTCGTTTGCGCCTGGAGGCTGATTTTTTATTGCCCAGGCAGATGGCCGTCATAACGCGCTTGGCTTCCGGCACGGGCGAGCAATTCTCGACGAACCAGTCTTTAACCAGCCTGTCTTCTGAGAAGGAGATATGGATTGACTGGGCTTTTCTTGAGTGGAAGCCGCGGCCATTCCTTCGTCTAGCCGGCGGCCGCATGAGCAATCCATTCTGGAGAACGTATGCCAGCGACATTGTTTGGGACGAGGATTTTAATCCCGAGGGTTTTAGCCAAAGTTTTGAGTGGCCCACGGTTGCCGGAGCGCGTCTTTTCGTCAATTTGCTGCAAATGGCCGCCGATGAGGACCCGGAGACGCAAAAGGATCAGTGGATGTTTGGCGAGCAGCTTGGCGCCGAAGCGCCTTTGCCTGCCGGCTCTCGCGCCCGCGCGGCCGGCGCTTATTACCAATGGAAAAACGAGAATATTGGAACCTTCGACCAACCCAAAACCAATGAAGGAAATCGCCGCACGGGGACAGGCGCTCTCCAAAATAATTTCGGCGTGCTGGAGCTAAGCGGGGAATTTTCCACATCTATTTTAAGTCTGCCCTGCTCCATCCAGGGCAGTTTCATAGAGAACGTGCGGGCCGATAAAAATTTAACGCCCAAAGAGAACTCGGGCTATCAAGCCGGTTTTAGATTGGGGAGGGCGGCCATTCGCGGGGCGTGGGAGCTAGGCTATTTTTTTAAGCGCACGGAAACCGACGCGACGGTCGCCGACGTGGCGGACGCCGATTTCGGCGACGGCGGAACCAATAGGAAAGGGCATATCCTTTGGCTGGCCTATAACGCTGAGGATTGGATTCAGGTGAAAACAAAATATTTCGATACGCAAGTCATCAACGAAAATTTGCCGCCTAACGCAGATGGAATTAGGCGCCTGCAATTTGACGTCGCGCTTAGATTTTGA
- a CDS encoding PAS domain-containing protein: protein MADAALVVDRDHKIAAFNAGFLKIFRKSSSDILGQTFEEAFRHPILTNMLCLALAQGRKQCREIHLFVPGDFAFEASMLPLIRQAKVEGALLILLDITRLRQLEEMRRDFVANVSHELRTPLASIKALTETLLDGALEERGPRGEFVQAIKEDADRLGHLVDDLLDLEAIESGKRSPRWEYVDLIQAARQAADKMRNLAAKRQVTIRVEAENNGICARADKEQLDQVLINLLDNAVKYNLDGGRVTIRIHEQDGWGRVEIQDTGVGISTEDAPRIFERFYRVDKARSRELGGTGLGLSIVKHLIEAHGGQVGVMSELGRGSMFHFTVPLKK from the coding sequence ATGGCTGACGCGGCCTTGGTTGTCGACAGGGACCATAAAATAGCCGCTTTCAATGCGGGTTTTTTGAAAATTTTTAGAAAAAGCAGCTCCGATATTTTAGGTCAAACATTTGAGGAGGCGTTTCGTCATCCGATATTGACCAATATGCTTTGTTTGGCTCTGGCGCAAGGACGAAAGCAATGCCGGGAGATCCATTTATTTGTCCCGGGCGATTTTGCTTTTGAAGCCAGCATGTTGCCCTTGATCAGGCAGGCCAAGGTTGAGGGGGCCTTGCTGATTCTTCTAGACATCACGCGCCTGAGGCAGCTCGAAGAGATGCGCCGCGATTTTGTCGCCAACGTTTCTCATGAACTTCGCACCCCTCTGGCTTCTATCAAGGCTTTGACCGAAACGCTTTTAGACGGCGCCCTGGAAGAACGCGGGCCCCGGGGGGAGTTCGTTCAAGCAATCAAGGAAGACGCGGACAGGCTGGGCCATTTGGTTGACGATTTGCTTGATCTTGAGGCTATCGAGTCCGGGAAGCGTTCACCCCGCTGGGAGTATGTTGATTTGATCCAAGCCGCAAGACAGGCGGCGGATAAGATGAGAAACTTGGCGGCCAAGCGTCAGGTGACCATAAGGGTTGAGGCGGAAAACAACGGCATTTGCGCGCGAGCGGACAAGGAACAGCTTGACCAGGTGCTGATTAATCTCTTGGATAACGCCGTCAAATATAATTTGGACGGCGGGCGTGTAACTATCCGAATCCATGAACAAGACGGGTGGGGGCGGGTCGAAATCCAGGATACAGGCGTAGGTATTTCCACAGAGGATGCGCCTCGAATTTTTGAGCGTTTTTACCGCGTGGATAAAGCCAGGTCCCGGGAACTTGGTGGAACCGGCCTCGGTCTTTCCATCGTTAAACATCTTATCGAGGCGCACGGCGGACAAGTCGGAGTCATGAGCGAACTCGGCCGCGGATCAATGTTTCACTTTACCGTTCCTTTAAAAAAATAA
- a CDS encoding response regulator transcription factor, translating to MVNEKILIVEDEKHLVKVLKYNLEKEGYRAHAVQDGESALSAFRKEKPGLVVLDVMLPGLNGFELCKIIRKESNVPILMLTARKEEMDRVLGLELGADDYVTKPFSVRELLARIKAILRRGVDQGASSAAVRAGSLEVDLERYEVTVNKKSVGLSPKEFEFLKCLIQADGKALTRDQILEKVWGYDKSMDIDTNTVDQHIARLRDKLGCEARRVVTVKNVGYRIKIN from the coding sequence ATGGTTAACGAGAAAATTTTGATTGTGGAAGACGAGAAGCATCTCGTCAAAGTCTTGAAATACAATCTCGAAAAGGAAGGCTACCGGGCCCATGCCGTCCAAGATGGTGAAAGCGCTCTGTCGGCCTTCAGGAAAGAGAAGCCCGGTTTGGTTGTTTTGGACGTTATGCTGCCGGGTTTGAATGGATTCGAGTTGTGCAAAATCATCAGAAAAGAATCGAATGTTCCCATTCTGATGCTGACCGCCAGAAAGGAAGAAATGGACCGCGTGTTAGGCCTTGAGTTGGGAGCGGATGATTACGTGACCAAGCCCTTCAGCGTGCGTGAGCTGTTGGCCCGCATCAAGGCGATTCTGCGCAGGGGCGTGGATCAGGGCGCGTCGTCCGCGGCTGTTCGAGCCGGCAGTCTGGAAGTGGATTTGGAGCGTTACGAAGTGACGGTCAATAAAAAATCCGTGGGCTTGAGCCCCAAGGAGTTCGAATTTTTGAAGTGCCTGATCCAGGCCGACGGCAAGGCCCTGACCAGGGATCAAATTTTGGAGAAAGTCTGGGGCTACGACAAATCCATGGATATCGACACCAATACCGTGGATCAGCATATCGCCCGTTTGCGCGACAAGCTGGGTTGCGAAGCTCGCCGCGTTGTTACTGTTAAGAATGTGGGTTACCGCATTAAGATCAATTGA
- a CDS encoding endonuclease/exonuclease/phosphatase family protein encodes MRFIKAWISALGLGACSSFLWAAGADQSSASFKFLNFNILNCRPFGPEEDFLGYHEDYDDFTMRMDFLVEEIRRLNPDFMSLQEMTRCWFFNERKWLEVDRLIAQKTGYQHVFWRSEGPRGLWEEGIAFYWKPDRVRFEDIECAHLKTAHYTGPMKIVKSLCRGRATLADGRSFFIYQTHLDTQRKYSEPQTREILSTIARDHPDEPILFSGDFNNGPQSPSIAMVKDWFIGP; translated from the coding sequence ATGCGCTTTATAAAAGCCTGGATCAGCGCATTGGGTCTTGGGGCCTGTTCTTCTTTTTTATGGGCCGCGGGAGCCGATCAATCGAGCGCATCCTTTAAATTCCTCAATTTCAATATTTTAAATTGCCGGCCGTTCGGCCCTGAAGAAGATTTTTTGGGCTATCACGAAGATTATGATGATTTTACGATGCGCATGGATTTTCTTGTTGAAGAGATTCGGCGGCTTAACCCTGATTTTATGTCGCTTCAGGAAATGACCAGATGCTGGTTTTTCAATGAGCGCAAATGGCTGGAGGTCGACCGCCTGATCGCACAGAAGACGGGTTATCAGCATGTGTTTTGGAGATCCGAGGGCCCCAGGGGATTATGGGAGGAGGGCATCGCTTTTTATTGGAAGCCGGATCGCGTGCGTTTCGAGGATATCGAATGCGCGCATTTGAAAACCGCGCATTACACGGGACCCATGAAAATCGTCAAATCTTTATGCCGCGGCCGCGCTACGTTGGCCGACGGCCGTTCCTTTTTTATTTACCAGACTCATTTGGATACCCAGCGAAAATACAGCGAGCCCCAGACGCGGGAAATTTTAAGCACCATCGCCAGGGATCATCCGGACGAGCCGATTCTTTTTTCCGGCGATTTCAATAACGGCCCGCAATCGCCCAGCATCGCCATGGTCAAGGACTGGTTTATCGGACCATAA
- a CDS encoding oxidoreductase: MSSAAAWLEAGILAAVGVPALVLFIIAAFSFVGRPWREDRVGMLIQAGLLISLGALLTAALLFIRTGRPSVVVSLGGGWIAGGIFAFDLLIDVWSLGFAILSVTICGVVSAFSFRYLHQEPGFHRYFMLLVAFVIGLLLVSLAGSIEVLYAGWEILGLSSALLVAFFHERPSPVANGLRVLTFYRIGDACMLSAAVLLHHWAGSGSLSMLFSGTASAKLGPEHAGVIAMLLIGAAAAKSALLPFSTWLPRAMEGPTPSSAVYYGALSIHAGCFLLLRASSLLEHSVAARVMAVAAGAGTAVYATLVTRVQTDVKSRLCFASLTQVGIIVIEIGFGWKTLAFLHMAGNASYRLLQFLNAPNILHDIHELENDLGGRFASPDAFAQAGFGRKLYLFALERGFLDGMIERWVVGPVSCLALWLDRMDRRLCGSLPGLLGKDWDGD, encoded by the coding sequence ATGAGTTCCGCCGCTGCCTGGCTTGAAGCCGGTATTTTGGCCGCCGTCGGGGTTCCGGCTCTGGTTTTATTCATCATCGCGGCGTTTTCTTTTGTCGGGCGTCCATGGCGTGAAGACCGGGTCGGCATGCTGATTCAGGCCGGGCTTCTGATATCCCTCGGCGCGTTGCTGACCGCGGCATTGCTTTTTATTCGCACCGGCCGGCCGTCCGTCGTCGTGTCCTTAGGCGGCGGATGGATCGCGGGCGGCATTTTTGCATTCGATTTGCTGATCGACGTCTGGTCGTTGGGCTTCGCGATTCTGTCCGTGACGATCTGCGGCGTCGTGTCCGCGTTTTCGTTTCGATACCTCCATCAGGAGCCCGGTTTTCATAGGTATTTCATGCTTCTGGTCGCTTTCGTCATCGGGCTTCTTCTGGTTTCTCTGGCCGGCAGCATCGAGGTTCTCTATGCGGGATGGGAAATCCTGGGGTTGAGTTCGGCGCTTTTGGTGGCGTTTTTCCACGAGCGCCCGTCGCCGGTGGCGAATGGATTGCGCGTTTTGACCTTCTACAGGATCGGCGACGCCTGCATGCTTTCCGCGGCCGTCTTGCTGCATCACTGGGCCGGCAGCGGCAGCCTGAGCATGTTGTTTTCCGGAACCGCTTCCGCAAAGCTCGGCCCGGAGCATGCCGGCGTGATCGCCATGCTGCTGATCGGGGCCGCCGCGGCCAAAAGCGCGCTGCTTCCTTTTTCCACTTGGCTGCCTCGCGCTATGGAAGGGCCCACGCCATCAAGCGCCGTTTACTATGGGGCGCTCTCCATTCACGCCGGCTGTTTTCTGCTCTTGCGGGCCTCTTCGCTGCTGGAGCATTCCGTCGCGGCGCGGGTCATGGCCGTGGCCGCCGGAGCGGGCACGGCGGTTTATGCCACGCTTGTCACGCGAGTGCAGACGGATGTCAAATCCCGCCTTTGCTTCGCGTCGCTGACTCAGGTCGGGATCATCGTCATCGAGATCGGGTTCGGCTGGAAGACCCTCGCTTTCCTCCATATGGCCGGCAACGCTTCTTATCGGCTTTTGCAATTTCTCAACGCGCCGAATATTCTCCATGACATCCACGAGCTTGAAAACGATCTGGGGGGCCGCTTTGCTTCGCCGGACGCTTTTGCGCAGGCCGGTTTCGGACGCAAGCTCTACTTGTTCGCGCTCGAGCGCGGATTCCTGGACGGAATGATCGAACGCTGGGTTGTGGGACCGGTCTCGTGCTTGGCCCTGTGGCTGGACCGTATGGACCGGCGGCTTTGCGGCTCATTGCCCGGTCTTTTGGGGAAGGATTGGGATGGGGACTGA
- a CDS encoding DUF2309 domain-containing protein: protein MPTPSPGDDAQLGGIIDRVAHLLPAQGPISIFIHHNTLHAFESLPFEQAVVDAGEKFGCKPFLSEEEYRAEFDRGRINDQDLDSALRWELGSDAARPVVGTTTRLESSRRVLRYGIPDAAGPALSWLLRETSALRRFRDDLPPDAREAADSARGPGAEDPALEETNVRALWEACVSAVTALGQAPAAIASRPPRLRDLLMQARGVDTDAWIHPVLIRVVGAFLDQGLAHWSMPGRQRGLYDCFIDLYSHPWARFCGRWAAQLPPLLRQERRFGHTPLSSVRLSLDALGIEAGEREAYLEATALALRGWAGMIRQLQKRPDRVPARSLPASLEEFLAVSLLLERAALLHIGGKATDCSGFFKSLRASSRAPEQASLEDRAWPLFHAAQLCGLGAAQVAALSAAQVAVWEAYLRDFSSIKRRRILHGAYERHLRSRLCDALTQYSPAARPEPPSFQAIFCLDEREESFRRHLEEAAPGVETFGTAGFFGVAMYYQGATDAHPRPLCPIVVQPHHYVGEVKVDPSSAAVRWRRFRRREAGRFGKALHFGSATLLRGAVVTAVLGPLSIIPLIVRVLFPRLSRWIGTSFPLETAPATRLRIDREKTAPPIGLYYGYTKQEMAGIVGSQLRNLGLIGRLAPLVIMAGHGSVSLNNPHESAHDCGACGGGRGGPNARVFAAMANDPAVRDLLAQDGIRIPKDAWFIGAQRNSCDNSVEFYDLDFLPENHRVLFERAATAFTRARRREAHERCRRFESFSGGFGAALSHAEARSHDLAQPRPEYGHATNAFCIVGRRDRTRALFLDRRAFLVSYDPARDDGQVLEGILRAVIPVVAGISLEYYFSRVDPTGYGCGTKLPHNIACLLGVMDGAQSDLRTGLPWQMVEIHEPVRLFVVVECRPERFDRVLEDQPDLRALLDRRWIFAACLDPASNALWLREGSAYQPWSHERELPRVIGGSLAWYRDKRGHLPIAGISDAQGKGATA, encoded by the coding sequence ATGCCGACGCCTTCGCCTGGCGACGATGCGCAATTAGGCGGCATCATCGATCGTGTCGCTCATTTGCTGCCGGCGCAGGGGCCTATCAGCATTTTTATCCATCACAATACGTTGCATGCTTTCGAATCGTTGCCGTTTGAACAAGCGGTCGTAGACGCCGGTGAAAAATTCGGATGTAAACCCTTCCTATCGGAAGAGGAATACCGCGCCGAGTTTGATCGCGGAAGAATCAACGATCAGGACCTGGATTCGGCGCTGCGTTGGGAATTGGGTTCGGATGCCGCCCGGCCCGTCGTGGGGACCACAACGCGGCTGGAATCGAGCCGGCGCGTCTTGCGTTACGGCATTCCTGACGCCGCCGGGCCGGCGCTATCCTGGCTTTTGCGTGAGACTTCCGCGCTGCGGCGATTCCGGGACGATTTGCCTCCCGACGCGCGCGAGGCCGCGGACTCGGCCCGGGGTCCGGGCGCTGAGGATCCTGCATTGGAAGAAACGAACGTTCGCGCGCTCTGGGAGGCCTGCGTATCCGCCGTTACCGCTTTAGGGCAGGCTCCGGCCGCGATCGCCTCGCGCCCGCCGCGGCTGCGGGATTTGTTGATGCAGGCGCGCGGCGTGGACACGGACGCTTGGATTCATCCGGTTTTGATCCGGGTCGTCGGCGCTTTCCTTGATCAGGGGCTGGCGCATTGGAGCATGCCGGGCAGGCAGCGGGGGCTCTACGACTGTTTTATCGACCTTTATTCCCATCCCTGGGCCCGCTTCTGCGGCCGTTGGGCGGCCCAACTGCCGCCGTTGTTGCGGCAGGAGCGGCGCTTTGGGCATACTCCGCTGAGCTCCGTGCGCCTGTCGCTTGACGCGCTTGGAATTGAGGCCGGAGAACGGGAAGCCTATCTTGAAGCGACCGCGTTGGCGCTGCGCGGTTGGGCGGGTATGATCCGGCAGCTCCAAAAGCGCCCCGACAGGGTGCCGGCGCGTTCGCTGCCCGCTTCGTTGGAGGAATTTTTGGCGGTCAGTCTTCTCTTGGAGCGGGCTGCGCTTTTGCATATAGGCGGCAAGGCTACCGATTGTTCGGGTTTCTTTAAGAGTTTACGGGCATCATCAAGAGCCCCGGAACAAGCGTCTTTGGAGGATCGAGCCTGGCCGCTGTTTCATGCGGCCCAACTGTGCGGGCTAGGGGCCGCGCAGGTCGCCGCGCTCTCGGCCGCGCAGGTCGCCGTCTGGGAGGCGTACCTGCGTGATTTTTCAAGCATCAAGAGAAGGCGCATCCTGCACGGCGCCTATGAGCGCCACCTGCGCAGCCGCTTGTGCGATGCGCTCACGCAGTACTCGCCCGCCGCCCGCCCGGAACCGCCCTCATTCCAGGCGATTTTCTGTCTCGATGAGCGCGAAGAGTCGTTTCGCAGGCATTTAGAAGAGGCCGCGCCCGGTGTGGAGACGTTCGGGACGGCCGGATTTTTTGGCGTAGCCATGTACTATCAAGGCGCTACGGACGCTCATCCGCGCCCTTTGTGCCCCATCGTCGTGCAGCCGCATCATTATGTCGGAGAGGTTAAAGTCGATCCGTCGTCCGCGGCGGTGCGCTGGCGCCGCTTTCGCAGGCGCGAGGCCGGCCGCTTCGGGAAAGCCCTGCATTTCGGCAGCGCTACGTTGCTGCGCGGGGCCGTGGTCACGGCCGTGTTGGGCCCGTTGTCGATCATCCCCCTTATCGTTCGCGTTCTTTTTCCTCGGCTGAGCCGGTGGATTGGAACCTCGTTTCCGCTGGAAACGGCGCCCGCCACGCGCCTGAGGATCGACCGCGAGAAAACCGCCCCGCCCATCGGGCTTTATTACGGGTATACAAAGCAGGAAATGGCCGGCATCGTGGGGTCGCAGTTGCGCAACCTCGGCCTCATCGGGCGGCTTGCGCCCCTGGTCATTATGGCGGGCCATGGCTCCGTGAGCCTGAACAACCCTCATGAATCGGCGCATGATTGCGGCGCCTGCGGCGGCGGCCGCGGCGGCCCCAATGCCCGGGTTTTCGCCGCCATGGCCAATGATCCCGCCGTCAGGGATTTGCTGGCGCAAGACGGAATTCGCATCCCGAAGGACGCTTGGTTCATCGGCGCCCAGCGCAATAGCTGCGACAATTCCGTGGAATTTTATGATCTCGACTTTCTTCCCGAGAACCATCGGGTTCTGTTCGAGCGCGCAGCCACCGCCTTCACGCGCGCGCGGCGGCGCGAAGCCCATGAGCGATGCCGGAGATTCGAATCTTTCTCGGGCGGTTTTGGAGCCGCCTTAAGTCATGCCGAGGCCCGCTCGCACGATCTGGCCCAGCCTCGGCCCGAGTATGGGCATGCCACGAACGCTTTTTGCATCGTCGGCCGCCGGGATAGGACGCGGGCTCTTTTCCTCGATCGCCGCGCCTTCCTCGTTTCTTACGATCCGGCGCGAGACGACGGCCAAGTCTTGGAGGGGATCCTGCGCGCCGTTATCCCGGTGGTTGCGGGCATCTCCCTGGAGTATTATTTCAGCCGCGTCGACCCGACGGGGTACGGCTGCGGGACGAAATTGCCCCATAACATCGCTTGCCTGTTGGGGGTGATGGACGGCGCACAAAGCGACTTAAGGACGGGGTTGCCTTGGCAGATGGTTGAGATTCATGAGCCGGTCCGCCTTTTCGTTGTCGTGGAATGCCGGCCGGAGCGCTTTGACCGCGTTCTTGAGGATCAGCCGGACTTGCGCGCGCTTCTGGATCGGCGCTGGATATTCGCCGCCTGTCTTGATCCTGCTTCCAACGCTTTATGGCTGCGCGAAGGCAGCGCCTATCAGCCATGGAGCCATGAGAGGGAGCTCCCCCGGGTCATCGGCGGTTCCTTGGCCTGGTACCGCGACAAACGCGGCCATCTTCCGATTGCCGGCATCAGCGATGCCCAGGGGAAGGGGGCGACGGCATGA